From the genome of Vigna angularis cultivar LongXiaoDou No.4 chromosome 11, ASM1680809v1, whole genome shotgun sequence, one region includes:
- the LOC108332973 gene encoding probable polygalacturonase At1g80170 isoform X1 → MKNLRYCFSWAFVIIFIHVNVLVTPYLTRAEGFDSVIQHPRSRWRRTRTRSKWVLYVGDYGAKGDGLHNDTEAFLEAWGIACSLAGFINLVFPSGETFLIYPVDIGGPCRSKIILTISGTIVAPQDPAVWLGLDQRKWLYFHGVNHLTVDGGGSVNGMGEEWWARSCKINSTNPCHPAPTALTFHRCKDLKVRNLMLINSQRMHLSFTNCMRVVASHLKVLAPAFSPNTDGIHISASKGVQVRDSVIRTGDDCISIVRNSSRVWIRNIYCGPGHGISIGSLGKLKTWESVQNVIVEGAYLYNTDNGLRIKTWQGGSGLASKITFQNILMENVSNPIIIDQYYCDSQHPCENQTSAVRVENISFIDVQGTSASDEAIKFACSDISPCEDLYLENIFLVSCFGGNTNSFCWQAHGSARGFLYPPTCFSISDDFIRQNIFVESNHTIHSV, encoded by the exons atgaagaacctCAGATATTGTTTCAGTTGGGCATTTGTGATTATCTTCATTCATGTAAATGTACTTGTCACTCCATATCTCACTCGTGCAGAAGGGTTTGATTCTGTGATCCAGCACCCACGTTCCAGGTGGAGAAGAACACGAACTAGATCGAAATGGGTTCTTTATGTCGGTGATTATGGTGCAAAAGGGGATGGTCTTCACAATGACACTGAG gCCTTCCTGGAAGCTTGGGGAATCGCATGTTCTCTCGCTGGATTTATAAATCTTGTTTTTCCATCTGGGGAAACTTTTCTTATCTATCCAGTGGACATTGGTGGACCTTGTCGATCTAAGATTATTTTGACG ATATCAGGTACTATAGTTGCACCCCAAGATCCTGCTGTGTGGCTTGGTTTAGATCAGCGCAAATGGCTTTACTTCCATGGGGTGAATCACCTCACTGTTGATGGTGGAGGGAGTGTCAATGGAATGGGAGAGGAATGGTGGGCCAGATCTTGCAAGATCAACTCCACAAAT CCATGTCATCCTGCTCCAACG GCTCTGACTTTTCATAGATGCAAGGATCTAAAAGTTAGAAATCTCATGCTGATAAATAGCCAACGAATGCACTTGTCATTCACTAACTGTATGCGGGTTGTTGCATCCCATCTCAAAGTATTAGCACCTGCTTTCAGCCCTAATACTGATGGAATCCATATTAGTGCATCAAAGGGAGTTCAGGTCAGGGATAGTGTAATTAGAACAG gTGATGATTGCATTTCAATAGTTAGAAATTCTTCTCGGGTCTGGATCAGAAACATCTATTGTGGTCCTGGCCATGGGATAAG CATCGGTAGCTTGGGAAAATTAAAGACATGGGAAAGTGTGCAAAATGTAATTGTGGAGGGAGCTTACCTTTACAACACAGATAATGGGTTGAGGATCAAAACATGGCAG GGTGGTAGTGGTCTGGCCTCGAAGATCACCTTCCAGAATATATTGATGGAAAATGTGTCTAATCCAATAATAATAGATCAATACTACTGTGATTCGCAACATCCATGTGAAAACCAG ACTTCGGCTGTCAGAGTGGAGAATATATCCTTCATTGATGTTCAAGGAACTTCAGCCTCTGATGAAGCAATTAAATTTGCTTGCAGTGACATTTCTCCATGTGAAGATCTAtatcttgaaaatatttttcttgtatcATGCTTCGGAGGAAATACTAACTCTTTCTGCTGGCAAGCTCACGGTTCTGCTCGGGGTTTCTTGTATCCTCCTACTTGTTTCTCAATCAGTGATGATTTCATTAGACAAAATATCTTCGTAGAGTCAAACCATACTATTCATTCCGTTTGA
- the LOC108332973 gene encoding probable polygalacturonase At1g80170 isoform X2, which yields MEIGLEFLFHPDFLSVLHIPKEGFDSVIQHPRSRWRRTRTRSKWVLYVGDYGAKGDGLHNDTEAFLEAWGIACSLAGFINLVFPSGETFLIYPVDIGGPCRSKIILTISGTIVAPQDPAVWLGLDQRKWLYFHGVNHLTVDGGGSVNGMGEEWWARSCKINSTNPCHPAPTALTFHRCKDLKVRNLMLINSQRMHLSFTNCMRVVASHLKVLAPAFSPNTDGIHISASKGVQVRDSVIRTGDDCISIVRNSSRVWIRNIYCGPGHGISIGSLGKLKTWESVQNVIVEGAYLYNTDNGLRIKTWQGGSGLASKITFQNILMENVSNPIIIDQYYCDSQHPCENQTSAVRVENISFIDVQGTSASDEAIKFACSDISPCEDLYLENIFLVSCFGGNTNSFCWQAHGSARGFLYPPTCFSISDDFIRQNIFVESNHTIHSV from the exons ATGGAAATTGGATTGGAATTTCTATTTCATCCAGACTTTCTGAGTGTTCTTCATATTCCAAAag AAGGGTTTGATTCTGTGATCCAGCACCCACGTTCCAGGTGGAGAAGAACACGAACTAGATCGAAATGGGTTCTTTATGTCGGTGATTATGGTGCAAAAGGGGATGGTCTTCACAATGACACTGAG gCCTTCCTGGAAGCTTGGGGAATCGCATGTTCTCTCGCTGGATTTATAAATCTTGTTTTTCCATCTGGGGAAACTTTTCTTATCTATCCAGTGGACATTGGTGGACCTTGTCGATCTAAGATTATTTTGACG ATATCAGGTACTATAGTTGCACCCCAAGATCCTGCTGTGTGGCTTGGTTTAGATCAGCGCAAATGGCTTTACTTCCATGGGGTGAATCACCTCACTGTTGATGGTGGAGGGAGTGTCAATGGAATGGGAGAGGAATGGTGGGCCAGATCTTGCAAGATCAACTCCACAAAT CCATGTCATCCTGCTCCAACG GCTCTGACTTTTCATAGATGCAAGGATCTAAAAGTTAGAAATCTCATGCTGATAAATAGCCAACGAATGCACTTGTCATTCACTAACTGTATGCGGGTTGTTGCATCCCATCTCAAAGTATTAGCACCTGCTTTCAGCCCTAATACTGATGGAATCCATATTAGTGCATCAAAGGGAGTTCAGGTCAGGGATAGTGTAATTAGAACAG gTGATGATTGCATTTCAATAGTTAGAAATTCTTCTCGGGTCTGGATCAGAAACATCTATTGTGGTCCTGGCCATGGGATAAG CATCGGTAGCTTGGGAAAATTAAAGACATGGGAAAGTGTGCAAAATGTAATTGTGGAGGGAGCTTACCTTTACAACACAGATAATGGGTTGAGGATCAAAACATGGCAG GGTGGTAGTGGTCTGGCCTCGAAGATCACCTTCCAGAATATATTGATGGAAAATGTGTCTAATCCAATAATAATAGATCAATACTACTGTGATTCGCAACATCCATGTGAAAACCAG ACTTCGGCTGTCAGAGTGGAGAATATATCCTTCATTGATGTTCAAGGAACTTCAGCCTCTGATGAAGCAATTAAATTTGCTTGCAGTGACATTTCTCCATGTGAAGATCTAtatcttgaaaatatttttcttgtatcATGCTTCGGAGGAAATACTAACTCTTTCTGCTGGCAAGCTCACGGTTCTGCTCGGGGTTTCTTGTATCCTCCTACTTGTTTCTCAATCAGTGATGATTTCATTAGACAAAATATCTTCGTAGAGTCAAACCATACTATTCATTCCGTTTGA
- the LOC108332973 gene encoding probable polygalacturonase At1g80170 isoform X3, which produces MKNLRYCFSWAFVIIFIHVNVLVTPYLTRAEGFDSVIQHPRSRWRRTRTRSKWVLYVGDYGAKGDGLHNDTEAFLEAWGIACSLAGFINLVFPSGETFLIYPVDIGGPCRSKIILTISGTIVAPQDPAVWLGLDQRKWLYFHGVNHLTVDGGGSVNGMGEEWWARSCKINSTNPCHPAPTALTFHRCKDLKVRNLMLINSQRMHLSFTNCMRVVASHLKVLAPAFSPNTDGIHISASKGVQVRDSVIRTGDDCISIVRNSSRVWIRNIYCGPGHGISIGSLGKLKTWESVQNVIVEGAYLYNTDNGLRIKTWQGGSGLASKITFQNILMENVSNPIIIDQYYCDSQHPCENQ; this is translated from the exons atgaagaacctCAGATATTGTTTCAGTTGGGCATTTGTGATTATCTTCATTCATGTAAATGTACTTGTCACTCCATATCTCACTCGTGCAGAAGGGTTTGATTCTGTGATCCAGCACCCACGTTCCAGGTGGAGAAGAACACGAACTAGATCGAAATGGGTTCTTTATGTCGGTGATTATGGTGCAAAAGGGGATGGTCTTCACAATGACACTGAG gCCTTCCTGGAAGCTTGGGGAATCGCATGTTCTCTCGCTGGATTTATAAATCTTGTTTTTCCATCTGGGGAAACTTTTCTTATCTATCCAGTGGACATTGGTGGACCTTGTCGATCTAAGATTATTTTGACG ATATCAGGTACTATAGTTGCACCCCAAGATCCTGCTGTGTGGCTTGGTTTAGATCAGCGCAAATGGCTTTACTTCCATGGGGTGAATCACCTCACTGTTGATGGTGGAGGGAGTGTCAATGGAATGGGAGAGGAATGGTGGGCCAGATCTTGCAAGATCAACTCCACAAAT CCATGTCATCCTGCTCCAACG GCTCTGACTTTTCATAGATGCAAGGATCTAAAAGTTAGAAATCTCATGCTGATAAATAGCCAACGAATGCACTTGTCATTCACTAACTGTATGCGGGTTGTTGCATCCCATCTCAAAGTATTAGCACCTGCTTTCAGCCCTAATACTGATGGAATCCATATTAGTGCATCAAAGGGAGTTCAGGTCAGGGATAGTGTAATTAGAACAG gTGATGATTGCATTTCAATAGTTAGAAATTCTTCTCGGGTCTGGATCAGAAACATCTATTGTGGTCCTGGCCATGGGATAAG CATCGGTAGCTTGGGAAAATTAAAGACATGGGAAAGTGTGCAAAATGTAATTGTGGAGGGAGCTTACCTTTACAACACAGATAATGGGTTGAGGATCAAAACATGGCAG GGTGGTAGTGGTCTGGCCTCGAAGATCACCTTCCAGAATATATTGATGGAAAATGTGTCTAATCCAATAATAATAGATCAATACTACTGTGATTCGCAACATCCATGTGAAAACCAG TGA
- the LOC108333603 gene encoding uncharacterized protein At1g15400 codes for MAGLQRSAVSFRRQGSSGFVWDDRFLSEEFNKLNNQNQTNNIDADQIKDLQLQPPPPLQRTRSNGGTRAYRTGKVSPAIEPPSPRLSACGFCAAFGKAPPRDHNKPPRTKPAKHRPR; via the coding sequence ATGGCTGGTCTTCAAAGATCTGCAGTCTCCTTCAGAAGGCAGGGTTCTTCTGGCTTTGTTTGGGACGATAGATTCTTATCAGAGGAATTCAACAAACTCAACAACCAAAACCAAACCAACAACATCGACGCCGATCAGATTAAAGACCTTCAACTTCAACCGCCGCCGCCCCTCCAGAGAACCCGCTCCAACGGCGGAACTCGCGCCTACCGCACCGGAAAAGTCTCGCCGGCGATCGAACCCCCGTCTCCCAGACTCTCTGCATGCGGCTTCTGCGCCGCGTTCGGAAAAGCACCACCACGGGACCACAACAAGCCACCGCGGACTAAACCCGCCAAGCATCGGCCGAGGTAG